One window from the genome of Spiractinospora alimapuensis encodes:
- a CDS encoding molybdenum cofactor biosynthesis protein MoaE — translation MDAIMLAELRETPLSVDEVLHAVRDDRAGGTAFFIGTVRDHDDDRGVTDLSYSAHPTAEDRLRDVLREILTDSAKGTEGPGGRGAVYRVAAVHRVGDLKIGDAAVVVAAAAAHRDVAFTVCRRMIDDIKAGVPIWKNQRFVDGAEEWVGTP, via the coding sequence GTGGACGCGATAATGCTTGCTGAGCTGCGCGAAACCCCGTTGTCGGTGGATGAGGTCCTCCACGCCGTCCGCGACGACCGGGCTGGTGGCACGGCCTTCTTCATCGGCACGGTGCGAGATCACGACGACGATCGGGGCGTGACCGACCTGTCGTACTCCGCGCATCCAACGGCGGAGGACCGACTCCGGGACGTCCTGCGCGAGATCCTGACCGACAGCGCCAAGGGAACCGAGGGCCCCGGTGGACGCGGCGCGGTGTATCGCGTCGCCGCCGTGCACCGCGTCGGTGACCTGAAGATCGGTGACGCGGCCGTCGTCGTCGCCGCGGCCGCGGCGCATCGGGACGTCGCCTTCACCGTGTGCCGTCGCATGATCGACGACATCAAGGCCGGCGTGCCGATCTGGAAGAACCAGCGGTTCGTCGACGGTGCCGAGGAGTGGGTGGGCACTCCTTGA
- a CDS encoding zinc-dependent metalloprotease translates to MSDLPFGFSMPNDPDDESRRGSGDSGSGSGNSPGSSGGDFPFGDPQQMAQMLRQFADMMSQASTPAPGGGGDTTVNWDMAKNIARHTVAEGGKDPSVTAGEYAHVQEALRLADLWLDQATSLPSGLTSMEGWSRSEWVEKTMPSWTELCEPLTGRIVESMNANLPEEMRSMAGPLVGMLRQMGGMLVGQQAGQAIGELAKEVLGSTDVGIPLGGEGRGALIPMSVAQFGEGLGVSEEEVRLYLAAREAAHHRLFVHAPWLRAHVTSLIEEYARGVSFDMSGLEEKLGQVDLNDPQAMQEALAGGEGLFQPQETPQQKASLARLETAVALIEGWVSVVVDAAVEERLPQSAALAEAIRRRRATGGPAERTFATLVGLELRPRRLRDAAALWRAVTDARGIEGRDHLWEHPDLLPDAEALDDPDAFIRGRADADEFDLTELTGEADGDSTGAQDDGEDGADGGTEGRTS, encoded by the coding sequence GTGAGTGACCTACCCTTTGGTTTCAGCATGCCGAACGATCCCGACGACGAGTCGCGGCGGGGGTCCGGCGACTCCGGCAGCGGTTCGGGCAACTCCCCGGGCTCCTCCGGTGGGGATTTCCCGTTCGGCGACCCACAACAGATGGCGCAGATGTTGCGCCAATTCGCGGACATGATGTCCCAGGCGTCGACGCCCGCCCCCGGTGGCGGCGGCGACACCACCGTCAACTGGGACATGGCCAAGAACATCGCCCGGCACACCGTCGCCGAGGGGGGCAAGGACCCCAGTGTCACGGCTGGTGAGTACGCCCACGTCCAGGAGGCGCTGCGCCTCGCGGACCTGTGGCTGGACCAGGCCACCTCCCTTCCCTCCGGGCTCACCTCCATGGAGGGGTGGAGCCGTTCGGAGTGGGTCGAGAAGACGATGCCGAGCTGGACCGAGCTGTGCGAACCGCTCACCGGCCGCATCGTGGAGTCGATGAACGCCAACCTTCCCGAGGAGATGCGCTCCATGGCGGGCCCTCTGGTGGGGATGCTGCGCCAGATGGGTGGGATGCTCGTCGGTCAACAGGCGGGCCAGGCCATCGGTGAACTCGCCAAGGAGGTCCTCGGCTCCACCGACGTGGGGATCCCGTTGGGTGGCGAGGGGCGCGGTGCCCTGATCCCGATGAGCGTGGCGCAGTTCGGTGAGGGGCTGGGTGTCAGCGAGGAGGAGGTACGCCTGTACCTCGCCGCCCGCGAAGCGGCACACCACCGCCTGTTCGTCCACGCGCCGTGGCTGCGCGCCCACGTGACCAGCCTGATCGAGGAGTACGCGCGCGGCGTGTCCTTCGACATGAGCGGGCTGGAGGAGAAGCTGGGCCAGGTCGACCTCAACGACCCGCAGGCCATGCAGGAGGCGCTGGCCGGAGGCGAGGGGCTGTTCCAACCCCAGGAGACCCCGCAGCAGAAGGCGTCACTCGCCCGGTTGGAGACCGCGGTCGCGCTCATCGAGGGGTGGGTGTCGGTCGTCGTCGACGCCGCCGTCGAGGAGCGACTCCCCCAGTCCGCGGCGCTCGCCGAGGCGATCCGGCGCCGACGGGCCACGGGCGGGCCGGCCGAGCGGACCTTCGCCACACTGGTGGGTCTCGAACTGCGTCCGCGCCGCCTGCGGGACGCGGCCGCGCTGTGGCGGGCGGTCACCGACGCCCGAGGCATCGAGGGCCGTGACCACCTGTGGGAGCACCCGGACCTCCTTCCCGACGCCGAGGCCCTGGACGACCCGGACGCGTTCATTCGCGGCCGTGCCGACGCCGACGAGTTCGACCTCACCGAGCTGACCGGAGAGGCGGACGGCGACTCCACGGGCGCCCAGGACGATGGCGAGGACGGAGCCGACGGCGGCACGGAGGGTCGGACCTCCTAG
- a CDS encoding M48 metallopeptidase family protein: protein MPPQPEVEVRRSSRRRRTVSAYREGSKTVVLLPASFSATQEKIWVERMLRRLDARERRRQPTDTALQRRARDLAARYLDGRMEPRSVRWVDNQNTRWGSCTPADGSIRLSRRLIGMPQWVIDYVIVHELAHLIIPGHGPDFWALVNRYPKTERARGYLEGVHEAPRLDATSTRVDTTEPLE from the coding sequence GTGCCACCGCAGCCGGAGGTAGAGGTGCGCCGGAGCTCCCGGCGGCGGCGCACCGTGTCCGCCTACCGCGAGGGATCGAAGACCGTCGTCCTACTGCCGGCCAGCTTCTCCGCGACGCAGGAGAAGATCTGGGTCGAGCGCATGCTTCGGCGTCTGGACGCGCGGGAGCGTCGGCGCCAACCCACCGACACCGCGCTCCAACGGCGCGCCAGGGACCTCGCGGCGCGGTACCTCGACGGGCGGATGGAGCCACGGAGCGTCCGGTGGGTCGACAACCAGAACACGCGCTGGGGCTCATGCACGCCGGCCGACGGCTCCATCCGGCTTTCACGCCGGCTGATCGGCATGCCCCAGTGGGTGATCGACTACGTCATCGTCCACGAGCTCGCGCATCTGATCATCCCCGGCCACGGCCCCGACTTCTGGGCGCTGGTCAACCGCTACCCGAAGACCGAGCGTGCCCGCGGTTACCTCGAGGGGGTGCACGAGGCCCCCCGCCTCGACGCCACGTCGACCCGCGTCGACACCACGGAACCCCTCGAATAG
- a CDS encoding WhiB family transcriptional regulator, producing MLASVLESSWLGEEEIPCRSRPDLFFAESPSDIESAKALCADCPVKEQCLSGAVERREPHGVWGGQLFIAGKIVARKRPRGRPRKDEQPIAA from the coding sequence ATGCTTGCGTCGGTTCTGGAGAGTTCATGGCTGGGGGAAGAGGAGATCCCCTGCCGTTCGCGGCCGGACCTTTTCTTCGCTGAGTCCCCGTCGGACATCGAGTCGGCCAAGGCGCTGTGTGCCGACTGTCCGGTGAAGGAGCAGTGCCTGTCCGGCGCCGTCGAGCGGCGGGAGCCGCACGGCGTGTGGGGCGGTCAGCTTTTCATCGCCGGGAAGATCGTCGCCCGCAAGCGGCCCCGCGGTCGCCCCCGCAAGGACGAGCAGCCGATCGCCGCCTGA
- a CDS encoding acyl-CoA thioesterase, translating to MTDATDEGQSLTQLLDILDLEPIEVNIFRGRSPDVGPQRVFGGQVAGQALVAAGRTVPEGRPVHSLHAYFIRPGDPTVPIVYEVDRVRDGRSFSTRRVVAIQHGKAIFTLSASFHGEEPGLSHAEPMPDVAAPEELRTAKERMRALFGATPAFYDWHPFELKPVGALSFEAQRDPDLRTRSNRVWLKVDGDVPDDPLLHVCLMTYASDMTLLDSVLLAHGRGLEGTFMASLDHAMWFHRPFRTDDWLLYDQESPSASNGLGLARGLVYTREGELVCSVVQEGLVRVPQTDS from the coding sequence ATGACGGACGCGACCGACGAGGGCCAGTCACTGACACAGTTGCTGGACATTCTCGACCTCGAACCGATCGAGGTGAACATCTTCCGCGGCCGCAGCCCCGACGTCGGACCTCAGCGCGTCTTCGGCGGACAGGTCGCCGGCCAGGCCCTGGTCGCCGCCGGAAGAACCGTCCCCGAGGGGCGTCCGGTGCACTCCCTGCACGCCTACTTCATCCGCCCCGGCGACCCCACGGTCCCGATCGTCTACGAGGTCGACCGGGTCCGCGACGGCCGGTCCTTCTCCACGCGCCGGGTCGTCGCCATCCAGCACGGCAAGGCCATCTTCACCCTGTCCGCCTCGTTCCACGGCGAGGAACCAGGGCTGAGCCACGCCGAACCCATGCCGGACGTCGCCGCACCCGAGGAGCTACGCACCGCCAAGGAGCGGATGCGGGCACTCTTCGGTGCCACACCCGCGTTCTACGACTGGCACCCGTTCGAGCTGAAACCGGTCGGTGCCCTCTCCTTCGAGGCCCAACGTGACCCCGACTTGCGAACGAGAAGCAACCGGGTGTGGCTGAAAGTCGACGGAGACGTCCCCGACGACCCGCTGCTGCACGTGTGTCTGATGACCTACGCCTCCGATATGACCCTGTTGGACTCCGTACTCCTCGCACACGGCCGTGGGCTCGAAGGCACGTTCATGGCCAGCCTGGACCACGCCATGTGGTTCCACCGTCCCTTCCGCACCGACGACTGGCTCCTCTACGACCAGGAGAGCCCCAGTGCCAGCAACGGACTCGGGCTCGCCCGCGGCCTCGTCTACACCCGCGAGGGAGAGCTCGTCTGCTCCGTGGTGCAAGAAGGATTGGTCCGGGTACCCCAGACCGACTCGTAG
- a CDS encoding ATP-dependent DNA helicase UvrD2 has protein sequence MHADRILEGLDPEQLEVARAVRGPVCVLAGAGTGKTRAITHRIAYAVASGVVNEQQILAVTFTTRAAGEMRGRLRQLGAPRVQARTFHSAALRQLSYFWPQVVGGPPPTLIESKLQAVAEVARGCGLTPGRGELRDLAGEIEWAKSTQTRPEDYEAAAAKAARETSNPPRDVARVYDAYEELRRERNLLDFESVLELTAAMLVDNRQVAERVRSQYRYFVVDEYQDVNPLQQLVLDAWLGDRDDVCVVGDPSQTIYSFTGATASYLTGFSAAFPHASVVRLVRDYRSTPQVVGLANAVLAQAKGDAARHRLELQAQRPTGPDPVFQEYDDEPAEAAGVARGIAALIASGTPAREIAVLYRVNAQSATYEQALADAEIPYVLRGAARFFERPEIRQAVHTLRGARLGATTDPLVTTVRHLLAPMGLSDTPPSGGQARERWESLAALAQLAEDMATARPDATMADFVQELEARVSTEHAPEFEGVTLASLHSAKGLEWDAVFLVGVVDGTLPIVHAKTPDQVEEERRLTYVGVTRAREYLSLSWALSRSPGGRRSRKPSPFLDGARPNTAKKTPERRGGARQVDCRVCGARLIAAAERKLGRCTDCPSSYDEALLERLKAWRRDVAEEQKVPAYVVFTDATLQAVAEQVPTDARGLARISGVGSVKLERYGEAVLALCAGESP, from the coding sequence GTGCACGCCGATCGCATCCTCGAAGGGCTCGACCCGGAACAACTTGAGGTCGCCCGCGCGGTACGAGGTCCCGTCTGTGTCCTCGCCGGCGCGGGGACCGGCAAGACGCGAGCCATCACCCACCGCATCGCCTACGCGGTCGCGAGCGGGGTCGTCAACGAACAGCAGATCCTCGCCGTGACGTTCACGACCCGCGCCGCGGGGGAGATGCGCGGCCGGCTGCGGCAGTTGGGGGCACCGCGCGTCCAAGCGCGGACGTTCCACTCCGCCGCGCTGCGTCAACTGTCCTACTTCTGGCCACAGGTGGTCGGTGGTCCGCCCCCCACCCTGATCGAGAGCAAACTCCAGGCGGTGGCCGAGGTCGCCCGCGGATGTGGTCTCACCCCAGGCCGCGGAGAGCTGCGTGACCTCGCCGGGGAGATCGAGTGGGCCAAGTCGACCCAGACCCGTCCCGAGGACTACGAGGCCGCGGCCGCCAAGGCCGCGCGGGAGACCTCCAACCCGCCGCGTGACGTCGCGCGCGTCTACGACGCCTATGAGGAACTGCGCCGGGAACGCAACCTGCTGGACTTCGAGTCCGTCCTCGAACTCACCGCCGCCATGCTGGTCGACAACAGGCAGGTGGCCGAACGCGTCCGCTCCCAGTACCGCTACTTCGTCGTCGACGAGTACCAGGACGTCAACCCCCTCCAACAGCTCGTGCTCGACGCGTGGCTCGGTGACCGGGACGACGTGTGCGTCGTCGGAGACCCCAGCCAGACCATCTACTCCTTCACCGGCGCGACCGCCAGCTACCTGACCGGCTTCTCCGCGGCCTTCCCCCACGCCAGCGTGGTGCGCCTGGTGCGCGACTACCGTTCCACCCCACAGGTCGTCGGCCTGGCGAACGCGGTCCTGGCCCAGGCGAAGGGTGACGCGGCCCGCCACCGTCTCGAGCTCCAGGCCCAGCGACCCACCGGCCCCGACCCCGTGTTCCAGGAGTACGACGACGAACCAGCGGAGGCCGCGGGAGTCGCGCGCGGTATCGCGGCGCTCATCGCCTCCGGCACCCCCGCCCGCGAGATCGCGGTCCTGTACCGGGTCAACGCCCAGTCCGCGACCTACGAACAGGCTCTTGCCGACGCGGAGATCCCCTACGTGCTGCGTGGCGCGGCACGGTTCTTCGAACGGCCCGAGATCCGCCAAGCCGTGCACACCCTGCGTGGCGCGCGCCTGGGCGCCACCACCGACCCACTCGTCACCACCGTGCGCCACCTGCTCGCCCCGATGGGCCTGAGCGACACCCCGCCGTCCGGTGGCCAAGCCCGGGAACGGTGGGAGTCGCTCGCCGCCCTCGCGCAGCTCGCCGAGGACATGGCCACCGCGCGGCCCGACGCCACGATGGCGGACTTCGTGCAGGAACTCGAGGCGCGTGTCAGCACCGAGCACGCTCCGGAGTTCGAGGGAGTCACCCTCGCGTCGCTGCACTCGGCGAAGGGCCTGGAGTGGGACGCGGTGTTCCTCGTCGGTGTGGTCGACGGCACGCTCCCGATCGTGCACGCCAAGACCCCCGACCAAGTGGAGGAGGAACGGCGACTCACCTACGTCGGGGTCACGAGGGCGCGGGAATACCTCTCACTGTCCTGGGCCCTCTCTCGTTCCCCCGGCGGACGGCGCTCCCGCAAGCCCAGCCCGTTCCTGGACGGGGCGCGCCCCAACACCGCCAAGAAGACGCCGGAGAGGCGGGGCGGAGCCCGACAGGTCGACTGCCGGGTCTGCGGCGCACGCCTCATCGCGGCGGCCGAACGCAAACTGGGCCGCTGCACCGACTGCCCCTCCAGCTACGACGAAGCCCTCCTGGAACGCCTCAAAGCGTGGCGCCGCGACGTCGCCGAGGAGCAGAAGGTCCCCGCCTACGTGGTGTTCACCGACGCCACGTTGCAGGCGGTCGCGGAGCAGGTGCCCACCGACGCCCGTGGCCTGGCGCGGATCTCCGGGGTGGGATCGGTCAAACTCGAACGCTACGGCGAGGCCGTGCTGGCACTGTGCGCGGGAGAGAGCCCGTGA
- a CDS encoding mycoredoxin, giving the protein MTSTPEIIMYTTPWCGFCRRLKSQLAREGVELTEVDIEQDPTAAETVMRLNGGNQTVPTVVFPDGTAMTNPPAAKILEKIAGN; this is encoded by the coding sequence ATGACGTCCACACCGGAGATCATCATGTACACCACACCGTGGTGTGGATTCTGCCGACGGCTGAAGAGCCAGCTCGCCCGCGAGGGTGTGGAACTCACCGAGGTCGACATCGAACAGGATCCGACGGCGGCAGAGACCGTCATGCGTCTCAACGGCGGGAACCAGACGGTACCGACGGTGGTCTTCCCCGACGGGACGGCGATGACGAATCCGCCGGCCGCGAAGATCCTGGAGAAGATCGCCGGCAATTGA
- a CDS encoding ANTAR domain-containing protein, with amino-acid sequence MGADATGTGSDSPDADPQWIHRTATGWRVASEEVPDLLNAIVLADLLHNERGDGRVRRDLPPRSTPNQSEVERLRTTVSQLEHALQTRVAVEQAIGVLAERHKVTPRAAFDELRHAARCRGRKVAELAVNVVRSCDSPLVALPRELARDGSVVES; translated from the coding sequence TTGGGCGCGGACGCCACCGGCACGGGGTCTGATTCACCGGACGCCGATCCACAATGGATCCACCGCACGGCGACCGGTTGGCGGGTCGCGAGTGAGGAAGTTCCCGATCTCCTCAACGCGATCGTCCTCGCTGACCTCCTGCACAACGAACGGGGGGACGGTCGTGTTCGGCGCGACCTCCCGCCGCGTTCGACGCCGAACCAGTCAGAGGTCGAGCGGTTGCGGACCACGGTCAGTCAGCTCGAACACGCGCTGCAGACGCGCGTCGCGGTGGAGCAGGCCATCGGGGTGTTGGCGGAACGTCACAAGGTGACGCCACGCGCCGCCTTCGATGAACTCCGCCACGCCGCGCGTTGTCGGGGCCGCAAGGTCGCGGAGCTCGCGGTGAACGTCGTGCGCAGTTGTGACAGCCCCCTCGTCGCCCTGCCCCGGGAACTGGCGCGGGATGGCTCCGTCGTGGAGAGCTAG
- the nudC gene encoding NAD(+) diphosphatase produces MSILEGAGIVPALSRGGVDTAAHHRRDKEWLERAWRDPRTRVLVLRSGEGTSQTGYQALRAKQSRALVRFTEEDAELVFVASDASPDGERYFLGVDEVGHAYFAVRAPGHLPVDDGADAELRSLRDVGALLGARDSGLLTHAVSLANWHLTHRFCPTCGAPTKPRAGGHIRVCLQEGIEHFPRTDPAVIMLVHGDRDGEEKCLLAHNAQWPDGRRYSILAGFVEAGESLEQAVVREVAEEVGVAVTEPTYLGSQPWPFPRSLMLGYTARAVGDAPRTDHEEINQIRWFSRKELREATLSGEVLLPGSVSIARKLIEHWNGARLSGDW; encoded by the coding sequence GTGAGCATTCTCGAAGGGGCCGGGATCGTTCCCGCACTGTCCAGGGGCGGCGTGGACACCGCGGCCCACCATCGTCGGGACAAGGAGTGGTTGGAGCGGGCGTGGCGAGACCCGCGGACACGCGTCCTCGTCTTGCGGAGCGGAGAGGGAACGTCACAGACCGGCTACCAGGCGTTGCGGGCGAAGCAGTCCCGGGCGCTGGTGCGCTTCACCGAAGAGGACGCCGAGCTGGTCTTCGTCGCCTCCGACGCCTCGCCCGACGGTGAGCGCTACTTCCTGGGCGTCGACGAGGTGGGCCACGCCTACTTCGCGGTCCGCGCGCCGGGGCACCTGCCCGTCGACGACGGAGCGGACGCCGAGCTCCGGTCGCTGCGCGACGTCGGGGCACTGCTCGGCGCTCGGGACAGCGGACTCCTCACCCACGCGGTGTCCCTGGCCAACTGGCACCTTACACACCGCTTCTGCCCGACCTGCGGCGCACCCACCAAACCGCGCGCCGGGGGCCACATCCGGGTCTGCCTCCAGGAAGGAATCGAGCACTTCCCCCGCACCGACCCCGCCGTGATCATGCTCGTACACGGCGACCGCGACGGAGAGGAGAAGTGTCTGCTCGCGCACAACGCCCAGTGGCCGGACGGGCGGCGCTACTCGATCCTCGCGGGGTTCGTCGAGGCAGGGGAGTCCCTGGAGCAGGCCGTCGTGCGGGAGGTCGCCGAGGAGGTGGGCGTCGCCGTGACCGAACCCACCTACCTGGGGTCCCAGCCCTGGCCCTTTCCACGCAGCCTGATGCTGGGCTACACGGCCCGCGCGGTGGGCGACGCCCCACGCACCGACCACGAGGAGATCAACCAGATCCGTTGGTTCTCCCGGAAGGAACTCCGTGAAGCCACCCTCTCGGGCGAGGTGCTCCTCCCGGGATCGGTGTCCATCGCACGCAAGCTCATCGAGCACTGGAACGGCGCGCGGCTCTCGGGCGACTGGTGA
- a CDS encoding serine hydrolase domain-containing protein, translating to MDTLRRSLERISARRGDMPPPQVLIRAPGWEFEFGDLEQPFHAASVGKVMTATLIAGLFDRGQLEFTTPIGRLLPAKDLAGLPAAPGVDIATDVTVDHLLTHTSGLPDFFEPHHGDTPMSPASIASNRDRLWTPSDLLDEARRLPAIGRPGQRFHYSDTVYVLMGRIAEEATGERLADLLRSRVFEPSGMTRSSTPYDATEQPDDLNDIDVAPFWIGRHELSRARALSLDWAGGGVVGPAEDFVRFQEAFHGGQLVSRAALDHMLPPRNRMRLGIHYGAGTATIRFGEFLPLLRSLPSPVGGIGYFAVHMFYYPEQDAHVVLNFHGSREMARSFNTHIRIARRIHRLS from the coding sequence GTGGATACGCTGCGGCGGTCGCTGGAGCGCATCAGCGCGCGCCGCGGCGACATGCCGCCGCCACAGGTGCTGATCCGGGCGCCGGGCTGGGAGTTCGAGTTCGGGGACCTGGAGCAGCCCTTCCACGCCGCCAGCGTCGGCAAGGTGATGACGGCAACGCTCATCGCCGGCCTGTTCGACCGCGGCCAACTGGAGTTCACCACCCCGATCGGCCGGCTGCTGCCCGCGAAGGACCTCGCGGGGCTCCCCGCCGCCCCCGGCGTCGACATCGCCACGGACGTCACGGTCGACCACCTGCTCACCCACACCAGTGGCCTGCCCGACTTCTTCGAACCGCACCACGGCGACACCCCCATGTCACCCGCGTCCATCGCCAGCAACCGCGACCGCCTGTGGACGCCCAGCGACCTCCTCGACGAGGCCCGGCGCCTCCCCGCCATCGGCAGACCGGGGCAACGCTTCCACTACAGCGACACCGTCTACGTGCTGATGGGACGAATCGCGGAGGAGGCCACGGGGGAGAGACTGGCGGACCTGCTCCGTAGCCGGGTGTTCGAACCGAGCGGCATGACCCGCAGTTCCACGCCCTACGACGCGACCGAGCAGCCCGACGACCTCAACGACATCGACGTCGCGCCCTTCTGGATCGGTCGACACGAGCTCAGCCGCGCCCGAGCCCTCAGCCTCGACTGGGCCGGTGGCGGCGTCGTCGGCCCGGCGGAGGACTTCGTCCGGTTCCAGGAGGCGTTCCACGGTGGACAACTCGTCTCCCGCGCGGCCCTCGACCACATGCTGCCGCCACGCAACCGCATGCGCCTCGGCATCCACTACGGCGCGGGAACGGCCACGATCCGGTTCGGCGAGTTCCTGCCGCTCCTCCGGAGTTTGCCCAGCCCCGTCGGGGGGATCGGCTACTTCGCCGTCCACATGTTCTACTACCCCGAACAGGACGCCCACGTGGTGCTGAACTTCCACGGGTCACGGGAGATGGCCCGCAGTTTCAACACCCACATCCGCATCGCCCGCCGCATCCACCGACTCTCCTGA
- a CDS encoding PadR family transcriptional regulator: MANVILGLLLIRQMSLYDLVKGFESGVSLFYSASTGSIKRALDTLLTRGLVEVASVEPGARGRKVYRPTDAGRTEFQAWMRSDLTGSDLEAAVLSRLYFLGLLPAEERAPALRRIITRVEAHLSTLTTIKTQADSSTVPEELRDVATHQLATLDYGISSDRFTLEWFREHLRRLEASTATED; encoded by the coding sequence ATGGCGAACGTGATCCTGGGTCTGCTGCTGATCCGACAGATGAGCCTCTACGACCTGGTGAAGGGATTCGAGTCCGGGGTGTCGCTCTTCTACAGCGCGAGCACCGGAAGCATCAAGCGCGCGCTGGACACCCTGCTCACCAGGGGACTCGTCGAGGTCGCGAGTGTGGAGCCCGGGGCGCGTGGCCGGAAGGTGTATCGACCCACCGACGCCGGACGCACGGAGTTCCAGGCGTGGATGCGCAGTGACCTCACCGGTTCCGACCTCGAGGCCGCCGTCCTGTCCCGCCTGTACTTCCTCGGTCTCCTCCCCGCCGAGGAACGGGCGCCCGCGCTCCGGAGGATCATCACCCGCGTCGAGGCGCACCTGTCCACACTCACCACCATCAAGACCCAGGCGGACTCCTCCACGGTTCCCGAGGAACTCCGGGACGTGGCCACCCACCAACTCGCGACCCTCGACTACGGCATCTCCTCGGACCGCTTCACCCTCGAGTGGTTCCGGGAACACCTCCGCCGCCTCGAGGCGTCGACCGCCACCGAGGACTAG